In a single window of the Heliangelus exortis chromosome 1, bHelExo1.hap1, whole genome shotgun sequence genome:
- the PMM1 gene encoding phosphomannomutase 1 isoform X1, with amino-acid sequence MPRGGTAALQQRRNTPDPNIQKTSPGRIALPGQPPHERAGRAVRPPSNPAAVPPPSHSGRGGGEDGGGVRTGSGALPLRCGRDPDSGSAVIDKFDYVFAENGTVQYKNGQLISKQVMSSGGLQGGQAFSSLSLLLLQAIQDHLGEELLQDLINFCLNYMALLKLPKKRGTFIEFRNGMLNISPIGRSCTPEERIEFSELDKKERIREKFVAALQREFAGKGLRFSRGGMISFDVFPEGWDKRYCLNVLDDERFDTIHFFGNETTPGGNDYEIYDDPRTVGHSVQSPQDTVQRCREIFFPERANEC; translated from the exons ATGCCCCGAGGTGGCACTGCTGCCTTGCAGCAGCGCAGGAATACACCTGACCCAAACATCCAAAAAACCTCACCAGGCCGCATCGCCCTCCCCGGGCAGCCGCCGCACGAACGTGCGGGGAGGGCGGTGCGGCCGCCATCAAACCCCGCCGCAGTCCCGCCTCCCTCTCACAGCGGCCGAGGCGGCGGTGAGGATGGCGGCGGCGTCCGGACGGGGTCGGGTGCTCTGCCTCTTCGATGTGGACGGGACCCTGACTCCGGCTCGGCAG TCATCGACAAGTTTGACTACGTCTTTGCAGAGAATGGCACAGTGCAGTACAAGAATGGGCAGCTGATCTCCAAGCAG GTTATGTCTTCAGGTGGGCTCCAAGGAGGTCAGGCATTTTCTTcactctcccttctcctcctgcaggcCATTCAGGACCACTTaggggaagagctgctgcaggatcTTATCAACTTCTGTCTCAACTACATGGCACTTCTGAAGCTGCCCAAGAAACG AGGAACCTTCATAGAGTTTCGTAATGGGATGCTGAACATCTCCCCCATCGGGCGAAGCTGCACACCAGAGGAGAGAATCGAGTTCTCCGAGCTGGACAAG aaaGAGCGGATCCGGGAGAAGTTTGTGGCAGCCTTGCAGAGGGAGTTTGCTGGCAAAGGCCTGCGTTTCTCTCGAG GTGGCATGATCAGCTTTGATGTCTTCCCAGAGGGCTGGGACAAGCGATACTGTCTCAACGTACTTGACGACGAGAGATTTGACACCATCCACTTCTTTGGGAATGAGACAACCCCT GGAGGGAACGATTATGAAATCTATGATGATCCCCGCACGGTGGGACACAGTGTTCAGTCTCCCCAGGACACGGTCCAGCGATGCCGTGAAATCTTCTTTCCAGAGAGAGCAAATGAGTGCTGA
- the PMM1 gene encoding phosphomannomutase 1 isoform X3, translating into MAAASGRGRVLCLFDVDGTLTPARQKIEPEVDAFLRELRERVHIGVVGGSDYAKIAEQLGEGDEVIDKFDYVFAENGTVQYKNGQLISKQAIQDHLGEELLQDLINFCLNYMALLKLPKKRGTFIEFRNGMLNISPIGRSCTPEERIEFSELDKKERIREKFVAALQREFAGKGLRFSRGGMISFDVFPEGWDKRYCLNVLDDERFDTIHFFGNETTPGGNDYEIYDDPRTVGHSVQSPQDTVQRCREIFFPERANEC; encoded by the exons ATGGCGGCGGCGTCCGGACGGGGTCGGGTGCTCTGCCTCTTCGATGTGGACGGGACCCTGACTCCGGCTCGGCAG aAAATCGAGCCGGAGGTGGACGCGTTCCTGAGGGAGCTGCGGGAGAGGGTGCACATCGGCGTGGTGGGAGGCTCCGACTACGCCAAAATAGCCGAgcagctgggggaaggggaTGAAG TCATCGACAAGTTTGACTACGTCTTTGCAGAGAATGGCACAGTGCAGTACAAGAATGGGCAGCTGATCTCCAAGCAG gcCATTCAGGACCACTTaggggaagagctgctgcaggatcTTATCAACTTCTGTCTCAACTACATGGCACTTCTGAAGCTGCCCAAGAAACG AGGAACCTTCATAGAGTTTCGTAATGGGATGCTGAACATCTCCCCCATCGGGCGAAGCTGCACACCAGAGGAGAGAATCGAGTTCTCCGAGCTGGACAAG aaaGAGCGGATCCGGGAGAAGTTTGTGGCAGCCTTGCAGAGGGAGTTTGCTGGCAAAGGCCTGCGTTTCTCTCGAG GTGGCATGATCAGCTTTGATGTCTTCCCAGAGGGCTGGGACAAGCGATACTGTCTCAACGTACTTGACGACGAGAGATTTGACACCATCCACTTCTTTGGGAATGAGACAACCCCT GGAGGGAACGATTATGAAATCTATGATGATCCCCGCACGGTGGGACACAGTGTTCAGTCTCCCCAGGACACGGTCCAGCGATGCCGTGAAATCTTCTTTCCAGAGAGAGCAAATGAGTGCTGA
- the PMM1 gene encoding phosphomannomutase 1 isoform X2 has product MPRGGTAALQQRRNTPDPNIQKTSPGRIALPGQPPHERAGRAVRPPSNPAAVPPPSHSGRGGGEDGGGVRTGSGALPLRCGRDPDSGSAVIDKFDYVFAENGTVQYKNGQLISKQAIQDHLGEELLQDLINFCLNYMALLKLPKKRGTFIEFRNGMLNISPIGRSCTPEERIEFSELDKKERIREKFVAALQREFAGKGLRFSRGGMISFDVFPEGWDKRYCLNVLDDERFDTIHFFGNETTPGGNDYEIYDDPRTVGHSVQSPQDTVQRCREIFFPERANEC; this is encoded by the exons ATGCCCCGAGGTGGCACTGCTGCCTTGCAGCAGCGCAGGAATACACCTGACCCAAACATCCAAAAAACCTCACCAGGCCGCATCGCCCTCCCCGGGCAGCCGCCGCACGAACGTGCGGGGAGGGCGGTGCGGCCGCCATCAAACCCCGCCGCAGTCCCGCCTCCCTCTCACAGCGGCCGAGGCGGCGGTGAGGATGGCGGCGGCGTCCGGACGGGGTCGGGTGCTCTGCCTCTTCGATGTGGACGGGACCCTGACTCCGGCTCGGCAG TCATCGACAAGTTTGACTACGTCTTTGCAGAGAATGGCACAGTGCAGTACAAGAATGGGCAGCTGATCTCCAAGCAG gcCATTCAGGACCACTTaggggaagagctgctgcaggatcTTATCAACTTCTGTCTCAACTACATGGCACTTCTGAAGCTGCCCAAGAAACG AGGAACCTTCATAGAGTTTCGTAATGGGATGCTGAACATCTCCCCCATCGGGCGAAGCTGCACACCAGAGGAGAGAATCGAGTTCTCCGAGCTGGACAAG aaaGAGCGGATCCGGGAGAAGTTTGTGGCAGCCTTGCAGAGGGAGTTTGCTGGCAAAGGCCTGCGTTTCTCTCGAG GTGGCATGATCAGCTTTGATGTCTTCCCAGAGGGCTGGGACAAGCGATACTGTCTCAACGTACTTGACGACGAGAGATTTGACACCATCCACTTCTTTGGGAATGAGACAACCCCT GGAGGGAACGATTATGAAATCTATGATGATCCCCGCACGGTGGGACACAGTGTTCAGTCTCCCCAGGACACGGTCCAGCGATGCCGTGAAATCTTCTTTCCAGAGAGAGCAAATGAGTGCTGA
- the DESI1 gene encoding desumoylating isopeptidase 1 has translation MRRGNVPLSVPLVTSRPVPRDRRCPLPFPHRFPAPGGCLPGLRVPPGGRAPTLMEEPLALHPVKLYVYDLSKGMARRLSPLMLGKQLDGIWHTSIIVHKDEFFYGSGGISSCAPGGTLLGPPDTVVDLGNTEVTEEIFLEYLSSLGESMFRGESYNLFEHNCNTFSNEVAQFLTGRKIPSYITDLPSEVLATPFGQALRPLLDSIQIQPPGGNTFSRHNGQS, from the exons ATGCGCAGAGGCAACGTCCCCCTTTCCGTTCCGCTTGTCACCTCACGGCCGGTGCCGCGGGACCGGCGTtgccctctccccttcccccaccGCTTCCCGGCGCCTGGCGGCTGCCTGCCAGGGCTCCGGGTGCCGCCCGGCGGCCGTGCCCCAACCCTCATGGAGGAGCCTCTGGCCCTGCACCCTGTGAAGCTCTATGTGTACGACCTGTCCAAGGGCATGGCCCGGCGCCTTAGCCCCCTCATGCTGG GGAAACAGCTGGATGGCATCTG GCACACCTCCATAATAGTCCATAAGGATGAGTTCTTCTATGGCAGTGGAGGAATCTCCAGCTGTGCACCT GGAGGGACGCTTCTTGGCCCCCCGGACACAGTTGTTGACCTGGGGAACACTGAAGtcacagaagaaatttttctggaATATCTTTCCTCTTTGGGGGAATCTATGTTCCG AGGAGAGTCTTACAACCTCTTTGAACATAACTGCAACACCTTCAGTAATGAAGTGGCACAGTTCttgacaggaagaaaaatccctTCCTACATCACTGACCTTCCATCTGAAGTTCTTGCTAC ACCCTTTGGACAAGCTTTAAGGCCCCTCCTGGACTCCATCCAGATCCAGCCACCTGGAGGAAATACCTTCAGCAGACATAATGGACAGAGCTAA
- the XRCC6 gene encoding X-ray repair cross-complementing protein 6: protein MSDWVSYYRSEEPEEGEENEVQEDGAEAVADYKFSGRDSLIFLVDASKAMFECDGDEVTPFDMTIQCIRNVYTSKIISSDMDLLSVVFYGTEKDKNSADFKHIYVLQELDNPGAKRVLELDQYRGDEGRVLFRETFGHSADYSLGEALWACSNLFSDVRVRLSHKRIMLFTNEDDPHANDSAKAKLARTRAGDLRDTGIILDLMHLKKPGGFDISLFYRDIINIAEDEDIGIQPEESGKLEHLMKKVRAKETKKRTLVRLNLYLSKDLSLSVGVYNLVRKAYKPYPVKLYRETNELVKTKTRMFNGKTGSLLLPSDTKRAQTYGNRQIVLEKEETEEIKQFDSPGLFLIGFKPLSMLKHHHHIKPSQFIYPEESIVSGSTTLFNALLMKCLEKEVMALCRYTPRRNTPPYFVALVPQEEEVDEQKVQIAPPGFHIIFLPYADDKRNIDFTEKVAASREQVNKMKEIIQKLRFKYRPDSFENPVLQQHFRNLEALALDMMEPEKAEDLTMPKTEEMNLRLGSLVEEFKELVYPPDYNPDGKAVKRKQDSDGQSEKRPKIEVSKDELQSHVLNGTLGKLTVPVLKDACRLYGLKSGGKKQELMDTLTEYFSEH, encoded by the exons ATGTCGGACTGGGTGTCCTACTACCGGAGCGAGGAGCcggaggagggagaggagaacgAGGTGCAGGAGGACGGGGCTGAGGCGGTCG CAGACTACAAGTTCTCGGGTCGGGACAGCCTCATTTTCTTGGTCGATGCCTCCAAGGCCATGTTTGAGTGCGACGGGGATGAGGTGACTCCCTTCGACATGACCATCCAG tgcatcCGGAATGTGTATACCAGCAAAATAATTAGTAGTGACATGGACCTGCTAAGTGTTGTGTTCTATGGTACAGAAAAGGACAAGAACTCAGCAGATTTTAAGCACATCTATGTTCTTCAGGAGCTGGACAATCCAG GTGCAAAGCGTGTTCTAGAGCTGGACCAATACAGAGGAGATGAAGGGCGGGTACTTTTCCGTGAGACCTTTGGCCACAGTGCTGATTATTCGCTGGGTGAAGCACTCTGGGCCTGCTCTAATCTCTTCAGTGATGTCCGAGTCAGGCTGAGCCACAAAAGGATCATGCTCTTCACCAACGAGGATGACCCTCATGCCAATGACTCTGCTAAAGCTAAGCTGGCCAGGACCAGAGCTGGTGATCTGAGGGACACAG GTATCATCTTGGACTTGATGCACTTGAAGAAGCCTGGAGGGTTTGATATCTCTCTGTTCTACAGGGATATCATAAACATAGCAGAGGATGAGGACATTGGGATCCAGCCTGAGGAGTCAGGGAAACTGGAACATCTCATGAAGAAAGTACGAGCAAAGGAGACAAAGAAGAGGACACTGGTCAG GTTAAACCTGTATCTGAGCAAAGATCTGTCACTTTCTGTTGGTGTTTACAACCTTGTTCGAAAAGCTTACAAGCCCTATCCTGTAAAGCTGTATCGGGAAACTAATGAGCTggttaaaacaaaaacaaggaTGTTTAATGGAAAAACAGGCAGCTTGCTCCTGCCTAGTGACACAAAAAGGGCTCAG ACATATGGAAACCGCCAGATTGtgctggagaaagaggaaacagaagaaataaaacaatttgaCTCTCCAGGCTTGTTTTTGATTGGTTTCAAACCACTTTCAATGCTAAAACATCACCACCATATCAAGCCCTCCCAGTTCATCTATCCTGAGGAATCCATAGTAAGTG GGAGTACAACTCTATTTAATGCCTTACTGATGAAATGCTTAGAGAAGGAGGTCATGGCACTGTGCAGATACACCCCCCGCCGCAACACTCCCCCATACTTCGTGGCCCTGGTTCCCCAGGAGGAAGAGGTGGATGAGCAGAAAGTGCAGATAGCCCCTCCAG GTTTCCACATCATTTTTCTACCGTATGCAGATGACAAACGGAACATTGATTTTACAGAAAAGGTGGCAGCCAGTCGAGAGCAAGTgaataaaatgaaggaaataattcAAAAACTCCGATTCAAATACAG GCCTGACAGCTTTGAGAACCCAGTCTTGCAGCAGCACTTCAGGAATCTAGAGGCTTTGGCACTGGATATGATGGAACCAGAAAAAGCTGAGGATCTTACAA TGCCTAAGACTGAAGAGATGAACCTCAGGCTGGGCAGCCTGGTGGAGGAGTTTAAGGAGCTGGTTTATCCTCCTGACTACAATCCTGATGGGAAGGCTGTAAAGCGAAAACAAG ATTCTGATGGTCAAAGTGAGAAGAGGCCCAAGATAGAAGTCTCAAAAGATGAGCTGCAGAGTCATGTGCTGAACGGTACCCTAGGCAAGCTCACTGTCCCTGTTCTGAAGGATGCATGCAGGCTTTATGGCTTGAAGAGTGGGGGGaagaagcaggagctgatggaCACCCTTACTGAATACTTCAGTGAACACTAG